From uncultured Pseudodesulfovibrio sp.:
GTCTTTATTGCTTATCCAGGAATCTGGACTAAAAATGCCCATTCTTTGGGCTATTCGTTGCGCTATTTTGTACAGAGCGTGTTCGTACTCAAGGGAAGAGTGCCCTGTCTCATCAACGAGCTGAGATGTTCTCAGGATCAAGGATTGGAGAATATTGTCAGTAAAATGGTTTTCCGAAAGTCGGAATTCCGTTTTATTCAACGCTGTGGCACTCCCTAAAAGCGGGTTAAAGTCTTTTGGTTCGAGGTAGAGCATCGTATATTTCAACGTGTCGTCGTTTCCGGGATTCCCATTATGCACATCGCCGGGGTTAAACAGAATAATGTTGCCCGGAGAGCTTCTAAACTCGCTACCGTTGCAAGAAAATTCCTGAATTCCTCCAGTCGTGACCCCGAGAGCCAATTCCTCGTGGGCGTGTTTAGAATAGGAAAAATCCGACATGACAGCATTGAGGACCGTCATGTTGATATCACTCTTGGCGTTTGCAAAATGAAAATGATTTGATTGTGTTTTTGCCATTTCTCAACCTCTATTCTTCCAATATCAATAAATGGCTTACAAGGGAAAATCTTGGACAAAATTGCTCAATTGCCTTTTCCCCTCACGCGATGGATTGAATCCTCCGTACAATGCCAACGAGCGAAAGTCTTGTGTTCATCAAAGTTTGTGACAACGGTTTTTGTCTTGAGGCCCCATTCCCACCCGGTCGTGATTGAGCCTTGTGGGGTTTGTTTTGTTTGTTGAACATGGAATATGTTTTTAATTCCTAAAAGCAGCGGTTTCGCACCATGCAATAATTGACTGTCTTTGTTTTCTTGCTTAAATGCTCTCATCGAAATCACTGTATTTAAGTAATTTAACAAAGGTATTGTAATGAAACAGCTGAAAGTATGGGGAATTGCTGCAGTGCTGCTCGTGAGCATGGTAAGCGTGTCCATGGCTGCCGAGCCGATTAAGGTCAAAGTGTTTGTGGGAGCTCAGTTCGAAATTGGAAAGATGGCTGGGGATAAGGCCGGCGAGTTCCAGCATTGGTACGAAGGGTATCTCAAAGACGCCAAGGAATACAAGGTTGTCGGCGCCGAGCACCCCGTATGGGTCAACAAAGACGGTGTGGCCGGGAGCGTTTTGGGAATGGGCAAAGTGCGTAGTTCTTCAAGCATGACTGCTATTCTCGTTGATCCCCGATTCGATTTTTCC
This genomic window contains:
- a CDS encoding AraC family transcriptional regulator gives rise to the protein MAKTQSNHFHFANAKSDINMTVLNAVMSDFSYSKHAHEELALGVTTGGIQEFSCNGSEFRSSPGNIILFNPGDVHNGNPGNDDTLKYTMLYLEPKDFNPLLGSATALNKTEFRLSENHFTDNILQSLILRTSQLVDETGHSSLEYEHALYKIAQRIAQRMGIFSPDSWISNKDTLLLKVTEYIHDNITENISINDLSMVANISKYHFIRLFRSQFGLTPHQYILNHKINRVKEILGTNESLSHIAQDFGFFDVSHLNRHFKRSYGITPKQYLHQLTK